One genomic segment of Arthrobacter sp. zg-Y1110 includes these proteins:
- a CDS encoding GNAT family N-acetyltransferase, with protein MQASISSATLEDVPGLADLAAVTFPLACPPEVTPEDSAAFIAANLSAERFAGYLTDETYRVLVSRTEGRLTGYCLLVLAPPSDPEVVEALESGRAVLPSAELSKFYLDPAMHGSGLAGQLVEAAARAAESAGARSMWLGVNNRNVRAQSFYRKSGFQTFGRRSFQVGTHTFRDLIMVRQFGTGGQ; from the coding sequence GTGCAAGCTTCCATTTCATCCGCAACGCTTGAAGATGTTCCCGGGCTTGCCGACCTGGCTGCCGTCACCTTTCCGCTGGCCTGCCCGCCTGAGGTAACCCCGGAGGACAGCGCGGCGTTTATCGCGGCGAATCTTTCCGCGGAGCGCTTCGCCGGTTATCTCACGGACGAGACCTACCGTGTGCTGGTCTCCCGGACGGAGGGCCGGCTAACCGGTTATTGCCTGCTGGTGCTGGCGCCGCCGTCCGATCCGGAGGTCGTGGAGGCCCTGGAGTCGGGGCGGGCGGTGCTGCCCTCGGCCGAGCTGAGCAAGTTCTACCTGGATCCGGCTATGCACGGAAGCGGTCTTGCCGGGCAGCTGGTCGAAGCTGCTGCCCGAGCGGCTGAGTCGGCGGGTGCCCGGTCCATGTGGCTGGGCGTGAACAACCGTAATGTGCGGGCCCAGTCCTTTTACCGCAAATCCGGGTTCCAGACCTTCGGGCGTCGGTCCTTCCAGGTGGGAACCCATACTTTCCGTGACCTGATCATGGTCCGGCAGTTCGGCACCGGCGGGCAGTGA
- a CDS encoding bile acid:sodium symporter family protein — protein MPNSTTAQPAAKSAEERSARIAVTVFPLLIVAGGAVALFFPQTFTGLSGYINPGLMLIMFGMGLTLTLPDFALVLRQPLPVLLGVVAQYLIMPLLGFGIAWALQLSPELAAGVILVGCAPGGTASNVVTYLARGNVALSVAMTSVSTLLAPLLTPLLALWLAGRYMAVDAGSMAWSIVQIVLIPVVLGLAIRYLAPRAVDRVLPVLPWISVLAITFVVIAVVSGSAEAIFTAGWLILLAVVLHNGLGLGLGYGAAKLFRQPIPSRRTMAIEVGMQNSGLAAGLARQYFAPEAALPAAVFSVWHNVSGAVMAAIWQRRPTS, from the coding sequence ATGCCGAACTCCACCACTGCGCAGCCCGCCGCGAAGAGCGCCGAAGAGCGAAGCGCCCGCATTGCGGTAACCGTGTTCCCGCTGCTGATTGTTGCCGGGGGAGCGGTGGCCCTGTTCTTCCCGCAGACGTTCACCGGCCTGTCCGGCTACATCAACCCCGGGCTGATGCTCATTATGTTCGGGATGGGCCTGACCCTGACCCTGCCGGATTTCGCGCTGGTTCTCCGGCAGCCGCTGCCCGTCCTGCTCGGAGTGGTGGCGCAGTACCTGATTATGCCGCTGCTTGGTTTCGGTATCGCCTGGGCCCTGCAGCTCAGCCCCGAACTCGCGGCCGGCGTGATCCTGGTGGGCTGTGCACCCGGCGGCACGGCGTCGAACGTGGTGACGTACCTGGCCCGCGGCAATGTAGCCCTTTCCGTCGCCATGACGTCGGTTTCCACACTCCTTGCGCCGCTGCTGACCCCGCTCCTCGCGCTCTGGCTCGCCGGCCGGTACATGGCAGTGGACGCCGGGTCGATGGCATGGTCCATTGTCCAGATTGTGTTGATCCCGGTGGTGCTGGGCCTGGCGATCCGGTATCTGGCACCCCGGGCGGTGGACCGGGTCCTGCCCGTCCTGCCCTGGATATCGGTGCTGGCCATTACCTTCGTGGTTATTGCCGTGGTGTCCGGCAGCGCCGAAGCCATCTTTACCGCGGGCTGGCTGATCCTGCTGGCGGTGGTGCTGCACAACGGCCTGGGACTTGGGCTGGGTTACGGCGCAGCGAAACTGTTCCGGCAGCCGATTCCCTCGCGCCGGACCATGGCCATTGAAGTGGGTATGCAGAACTCCGGACTCGCGGCGGGACTTGCGAGGCAGTACTTCGCCCCCGAAGCCGCCCTGCCTGCAGCGGTCTTCTCGGTCTGGCACAACGTCAGCGGTGCCGTGATGGCAGCCATCTGGCAGCGGCGCCCCACCAGCTGA
- a CDS encoding sulfite exporter TauE/SafE family protein yields the protein MTTGLLIVVLVAIFIGAIAQRIAGLGFALLISPFLVIILGSHGGVLMVNICGLVSSLLIMSRVWRDVDWSMYRWLAVPAVIASVPASAAAVYLPAAPLAVTVGAVVLVALSISLLLQRTSVVLTGNVPKAVAGFASGITNAMAGVGGPAVSVYALLARWPQRPFAATLQPFFVTTAMVTLTSKLLLDPGQIPPFQPWAWALIGLMIVGGIYVGEKLQRYIRDDQARLAVIVIAFIGAAAALVKGLVDL from the coding sequence GTGACTACCGGACTCCTCATAGTGGTGCTCGTCGCCATCTTCATCGGCGCGATCGCCCAGCGGATCGCCGGCCTGGGCTTTGCGCTCCTGATTTCCCCCTTCCTGGTGATCATCCTCGGCTCCCACGGGGGAGTGCTGATGGTGAACATCTGCGGACTGGTCTCTTCGCTGCTGATCATGTCCCGCGTCTGGCGGGACGTGGACTGGTCCATGTACCGCTGGTTGGCCGTCCCCGCGGTGATTGCCAGCGTGCCGGCATCAGCGGCCGCGGTTTACCTTCCCGCCGCACCGCTGGCCGTGACGGTGGGCGCCGTCGTCCTCGTGGCGCTGAGCATCTCACTGCTCCTGCAACGCACCTCCGTGGTGCTGACCGGCAACGTCCCGAAAGCCGTGGCCGGTTTCGCTTCCGGGATCACGAACGCGATGGCCGGCGTCGGCGGTCCCGCCGTAAGCGTGTACGCGTTGCTGGCCCGTTGGCCGCAACGTCCGTTCGCAGCCACGCTGCAGCCGTTCTTCGTCACCACGGCCATGGTCACCCTGACGTCCAAGCTACTGCTGGATCCGGGACAGATACCGCCGTTCCAGCCCTGGGCGTGGGCCTTGATCGGGCTCATGATTGTGGGCGGGATCTACGTCGGCGAGAAACTGCAGCGCTACATCCGCGATGACCAGGCTCGGCTGGCCGTGATCGTCATTGCGTTCATCGGTGCGGCAGCGGCACTGGTCAAGGGCCTGGTCGACCTCTAG
- a CDS encoding MFS transporter — MSVTNALPTGDQVVQNLPWRWKVQGKIFLIGGLGFMFDAWDVTLNGVLIPLLSKEWDLVPAQAAWIGTANLLGMAIGAFVWGSIADAIGRKRAFSATLLVFSIFTVLGAFSPDIVWFCIFRFMAGFGLGGCVPVDYALVGEFTPKKQRGRVLTGMDGWWPVGAALCGVTSAAIMATFADWRYTMLIMVIPAFLVFWVRRSVPESPLYLVRMGRTEEASAVIDDLVRRTGGTQTEWHLPEPQAPEKLSLRTVGTQLTDLWRFSAKTTIAAWSLFLTILLVYYLALQWMPKILVDAGFAEHRAFLTTSGMAAVGLLGVIVAALLVEKVGRKWILAITGPLSAAILVVVALVVDVPAAATVLLLVYGFVVQVAIPVLYAYVSELYPTNLRGSGFGWASTVSRIGAGFGPLIFVSVLWPYLGLPMSFALAGVLVLMAVLWMARFAPETKGAALD, encoded by the coding sequence ATGTCCGTCACCAACGCCCTGCCCACCGGAGACCAGGTGGTCCAGAACCTGCCCTGGCGGTGGAAGGTTCAGGGCAAAATCTTCCTCATCGGCGGCCTCGGCTTTATGTTCGATGCCTGGGATGTAACGCTGAACGGCGTCCTGATTCCCCTGCTCTCCAAGGAATGGGACCTGGTCCCGGCTCAGGCCGCCTGGATTGGAACAGCCAACCTGCTCGGCATGGCGATCGGTGCCTTCGTCTGGGGTTCCATTGCCGACGCGATCGGCCGGAAGCGGGCATTTTCCGCCACGCTGCTGGTGTTCTCGATCTTTACGGTGCTGGGAGCCTTCTCCCCGGACATTGTCTGGTTCTGCATCTTCCGTTTCATGGCCGGTTTCGGGCTGGGCGGCTGCGTTCCGGTGGACTATGCCCTGGTGGGTGAGTTCACTCCGAAGAAACAGCGGGGAAGGGTGCTGACCGGTATGGACGGCTGGTGGCCCGTCGGCGCAGCGCTGTGCGGTGTCACCTCAGCGGCCATCATGGCCACTTTCGCGGATTGGCGCTACACCATGCTGATCATGGTGATCCCCGCATTCCTGGTCTTCTGGGTGCGGCGCTCGGTTCCGGAGTCTCCGCTTTATCTGGTCCGGATGGGCCGCACGGAGGAAGCTTCCGCGGTCATCGATGATCTGGTCCGCCGCACCGGCGGGACGCAGACCGAATGGCACCTGCCCGAACCGCAGGCCCCCGAGAAGCTGTCCCTGCGCACCGTCGGCACCCAGCTCACGGATCTCTGGCGGTTCAGCGCCAAGACCACCATTGCCGCCTGGTCCCTGTTCCTGACCATCCTTCTGGTCTATTACCTGGCCCTGCAGTGGATGCCGAAAATCCTCGTGGATGCCGGGTTCGCCGAACACCGCGCGTTCCTGACCACCTCGGGGATGGCCGCCGTCGGCCTGTTGGGCGTCATCGTGGCGGCGCTGCTCGTGGAAAAGGTCGGCCGGAAATGGATCCTGGCGATCACCGGTCCGCTTTCGGCTGCCATCCTGGTGGTGGTCGCCCTGGTGGTGGACGTCCCCGCTGCCGCCACGGTCTTGCTGCTGGTGTACGGGTTTGTGGTGCAGGTAGCCATCCCCGTGCTCTACGCCTACGTGTCGGAGCTCTACCCCACCAATCTGCGCGGCAGCGGTTTCGGCTGGGCATCCACCGTTTCCCGGATCGGCGCCGGGTTCGGCCCGCTGATCTTCGTGTCGGTGCTCTGGCCCTACCTGGGACTACCGATGTCCTTCGCCCTGGCCGGTGTCCTGGTCCTCATGGCCGTACTGTGGATGGCCCGGTTCGCACCCGAGACAAAGGGTGCGGCCCTGGACTAG
- a CDS encoding DUF6350 family protein: MPLWLQGTFELGQAAVLSALLVLLPLIGVWFANGFTDRDFTSLARLGGQAWLLIHGVPMSLSFPAGELGEAPASGLLSFFPLGLTLIPFFLSWRAGRRLARASYTDQLWQALLGALGTYALIGAAAAYFCSTEGVRISVTAGALVPLIAAGAGLIVGARMEAGSWVRLIGMDLTDWIARTSQHSRWAGSYMWAALRAGAVGTLAALGLSAVLLVVALAMNWAEIASVYERLDAGALGGAVLTVVELGLMPNFVVWTLGWASGAGFSLGTGSMISPLETTVGPLPALPVLAALPVGNMEYGYAALLIPVTAGILAGWWFLREGENHFDEWLSIKIRARWFTAPVSTLVLGVIVGLVSGVLAAGAAWLALGSLGIGRFVSLGPDPLCLGLWVAAEVGIGVVIGYAVGPWLEREPKPDA; encoded by the coding sequence ATGCCACTCTGGTTGCAGGGGACCTTCGAACTGGGCCAGGCCGCGGTGCTTTCCGCCCTGCTGGTCCTCCTGCCGCTCATCGGCGTGTGGTTTGCCAACGGGTTTACGGATCGGGACTTCACCTCCCTGGCCCGCCTGGGCGGCCAGGCCTGGCTGCTGATCCACGGCGTGCCGATGTCGCTGAGCTTCCCCGCCGGTGAACTGGGAGAGGCGCCCGCCTCCGGGCTGCTCTCCTTCTTTCCGCTGGGACTGACCCTGATTCCGTTCTTCCTGTCCTGGCGGGCCGGCCGACGGCTTGCCCGGGCCTCCTATACGGACCAGCTTTGGCAAGCACTGCTGGGCGCACTGGGCACCTATGCGCTGATCGGTGCCGCGGCGGCGTACTTCTGCAGTACCGAGGGCGTGCGGATTTCGGTAACTGCCGGCGCACTGGTGCCGCTGATCGCCGCAGGTGCCGGGCTCATTGTGGGTGCCCGCATGGAGGCCGGTTCCTGGGTGCGGTTGATCGGCATGGACCTGACCGATTGGATTGCGCGCACCAGCCAGCATTCCCGCTGGGCGGGTTCATACATGTGGGCCGCGCTGCGCGCCGGCGCGGTAGGCACGCTCGCTGCGCTGGGGCTGTCCGCCGTGCTGCTCGTGGTGGCCCTGGCAATGAACTGGGCCGAGATCGCGTCCGTCTACGAACGGCTCGACGCCGGTGCGCTGGGCGGGGCGGTGCTCACCGTGGTGGAACTGGGGCTGATGCCGAACTTCGTGGTCTGGACGCTGGGCTGGGCGTCGGGCGCAGGCTTCTCGCTCGGAACTGGAAGCATGATCAGTCCGCTGGAAACCACCGTCGGTCCGCTGCCGGCACTGCCGGTGCTGGCGGCCCTGCCCGTGGGAAACATGGAATACGGCTACGCGGCACTGCTGATCCCGGTGACGGCCGGGATCCTGGCGGGCTGGTGGTTCCTCCGGGAAGGCGAAAACCACTTCGACGAGTGGCTTTCCATCAAGATCCGCGCCCGCTGGTTCACCGCACCCGTTTCCACGCTTGTACTCGGGGTGATTGTCGGTCTGGTGTCCGGAGTCCTGGCCGCCGGCGCTGCCTGGCTGGCCCTCGGCTCCCTCGGCATCGGACGCTTCGTCAGCCTCGGACCGGATCCGTTGTGCCTGGGGCTGTGGGTGGCCGCGGAAGTAGGGATCGGCGTCGTCATTGGTTACGCAGTAGGGCCGTGGCTCGAGCGTGAACCCAAGCCGGACGCCTAG
- a CDS encoding DUF1684 domain-containing protein, whose translation MVSPVTALDTADWRRNMFALYEQARRAADGMSASHSHALWATGRDRLFGTHPASPLPEDTRRRFRGLRTARYDPAFRFEAVIDDAGAGEKMEVATGTDGVVPFTRLGTVTADGVGSLAVWHLDSYGGGIFIPVRDATSGVDGGSYGGGRYLLDTIKGANLGSGDLPGSLILDFNFLYNPSCAYDEAWACPLPGPDNTVDTALQVGELYARY comes from the coding sequence ATGGTATCTCCCGTCACAGCCCTTGACACCGCCGATTGGCGTCGTAACATGTTCGCCCTTTACGAGCAGGCGAGGCGAGCCGCCGACGGCATGTCGGCGTCGCACTCCCATGCCTTGTGGGCCACCGGACGGGACCGGCTCTTCGGCACCCACCCGGCGTCGCCCCTTCCCGAAGACACACGCCGCCGCTTCCGCGGGCTGCGGACGGCCCGCTACGATCCGGCGTTCCGGTTCGAGGCGGTAATTGACGACGCCGGCGCCGGCGAGAAGATGGAGGTCGCTACGGGGACGGACGGCGTGGTGCCGTTCACCCGGCTCGGCACGGTCACCGCCGACGGCGTAGGCAGCCTGGCGGTCTGGCATCTGGACTCCTACGGCGGCGGGATCTTCATTCCCGTGCGCGATGCGACGTCCGGCGTCGACGGCGGCAGCTACGGAGGGGGACGGTACCTGCTGGACACGATCAAGGGTGCGAACCTCGGATCGGGCGATCTTCCCGGCAGCCTGATCCTGGATTTCAACTTCCTTTACAACCCCTCCTGCGCGTATGACGAGGCATGGGCTTGCCCGCTTCCGGGTCCGGACAACACCGTGGATACCGCGCTGCAGGTGGGCGAGCTCTACGCGCGGTACTGA
- a CDS encoding MSMEG_6728 family protein, which yields MQTFLPYPGFARSAAVLDQARLGKQRVETLQLLRGLVVPDYGWQRHPALLMWKGFVPALTAYGLAMTDEWIARGHADTVREQILEFAPEAAEASEADVDLPAWIGDEELHRSHRSNLIEKSPDVYGPLFPDTDAGLPYVWPSPADVPDPVDPAPGEALWVVRAVPDGDAAAIVLPMLSAKGTPITGKKGRQLVRLLEDMDDGDQVAVLSPAERTRLLLGRAGPVELTNDTAVRQVKLSGSIPRSAFSYPAVLQDPRTLFAVPRPESV from the coding sequence GTGCAGACCTTCCTTCCGTATCCGGGCTTCGCCCGCAGCGCCGCCGTCCTGGACCAGGCGCGGCTTGGCAAGCAGCGGGTGGAAACCCTGCAGTTATTGCGCGGGTTGGTGGTTCCCGATTACGGCTGGCAGCGCCACCCCGCCCTGCTGATGTGGAAGGGCTTCGTGCCCGCGCTCACCGCCTACGGGCTGGCGATGACGGATGAGTGGATTGCCCGCGGCCATGCCGATACCGTCCGGGAACAGATCCTGGAGTTCGCTCCGGAGGCTGCGGAAGCTTCGGAGGCCGACGTCGACCTTCCCGCCTGGATAGGCGACGAGGAGCTGCACCGAAGCCATCGCTCCAACCTCATCGAGAAGTCTCCGGACGTCTACGGGCCGCTGTTTCCGGACACCGATGCCGGTTTGCCCTATGTATGGCCCTCCCCTGCCGATGTTCCGGATCCTGTTGACCCTGCTCCCGGCGAAGCGCTGTGGGTGGTGCGTGCAGTGCCCGACGGCGATGCTGCCGCCATCGTCCTGCCGATGCTTTCCGCCAAGGGCACTCCGATCACCGGCAAGAAGGGCCGGCAGCTGGTTCGGTTGCTGGAGGACATGGACGACGGCGACCAGGTGGCTGTTCTTTCTCCTGCTGAACGGACCCGGCTGCTTCTGGGCCGTGCCGGGCCCGTCGAGCTCACGAACGATACGGCGGTGCGGCAAGTGAAGCTTTCCGGGAGCATTCCGCGGTCGGCGTTCAGCTATCCCGCAGTGTTGCAGGATCCCCGGACACTTTTTGCGGTGCCGCGGCCGGAATCGGTCTAG
- a CDS encoding NADP-dependent isocitrate dehydrogenase has product MTRIIWQFIKDRLINPYLDVDLKYYDLSIQNRDATDDQVTIDAANAIKEHGVGVKCATITPDEARVEEFGLKKMWVSPNGTIRNILGGVVFREPIIISNIPRLVPGWNKPIIIGRHAHGDQYKATNFKVPGAGTLTLTYTPADGSEEIKQQVVTYNEDGGVAMGMYNFNDSIKDFARASFAYGLQRNYPVYLSTKNTILKAYDGQFKDLFQEVFDAEFKDQFEAAGLTYEHRLIDDMVASAMKWEGGYVWACKNYDGDVQSDTVAQGFGSLGLMTSVLMTPDGQTVEAEAAHGTVTRHYRQHQQGKPTSTNPIASIFAWTRGLMHRGKLDNTPEVINFAETLEDVVIKTVESGKMTKDLALLVGPDQAYLTTEEFLAALDENLKARLGAEVAA; this is encoded by the coding sequence ATGACCCGCATCATCTGGCAGTTCATCAAGGATCGCCTGATCAACCCGTACCTCGACGTAGACCTGAAGTACTACGACCTCTCCATCCAGAACCGCGACGCGACTGATGACCAGGTGACGATCGACGCTGCCAACGCGATCAAGGAACACGGCGTAGGCGTCAAGTGCGCCACGATCACCCCCGACGAAGCACGCGTCGAGGAATTCGGCCTGAAGAAGATGTGGGTCTCCCCGAACGGGACCATCCGCAACATCCTGGGCGGCGTGGTCTTCCGCGAACCGATCATCATCTCCAACATCCCGCGCCTGGTCCCGGGCTGGAACAAGCCGATCATCATCGGCCGCCACGCGCACGGCGACCAGTACAAGGCCACGAACTTCAAGGTTCCCGGTGCCGGTACCCTGACGCTGACCTACACGCCCGCCGACGGCAGCGAAGAAATCAAGCAGCAGGTTGTTACGTACAACGAAGATGGCGGCGTCGCCATGGGTATGTACAACTTCAACGATTCCATCAAGGACTTCGCACGCGCTTCCTTCGCCTACGGCCTGCAGCGTAACTACCCGGTGTACCTCTCCACCAAGAACACGATCCTGAAGGCCTATGACGGCCAGTTCAAGGACCTGTTCCAGGAAGTCTTCGACGCCGAGTTCAAGGACCAGTTCGAAGCAGCCGGCCTCACTTACGAGCACCGCCTGATCGATGACATGGTTGCCTCCGCGATGAAGTGGGAAGGCGGCTACGTCTGGGCCTGCAAGAACTACGACGGCGACGTCCAGTCCGACACAGTGGCACAGGGCTTCGGCTCGCTGGGCCTCATGACCTCCGTGCTGATGACCCCGGACGGCCAGACCGTCGAGGCCGAAGCTGCACACGGTACGGTTACCCGCCACTACCGCCAGCACCAGCAGGGCAAGCCCACCTCCACGAACCCGATCGCCTCGATCTTCGCGTGGACCCGTGGCCTGATGCACCGCGGCAAGCTGGACAACACCCCCGAGGTCATCAACTTCGCCGAGACCCTTGAAGACGTTGTCATCAAGACGGTCGAATCCGGCAAGATGACCAAGGATCTGGCACTGCTGGTCGGCCCGGACCAGGCCTACCTGACCACGGAAGAGTTCCTCGCCGCTCTGGACGAGAACCTCAAGGCCCGCCTGGGCGCCGAGGTTGCAGCCTAA
- the purN gene encoding phosphoribosylglycinamide formyltransferase: protein MRIVVLVSGTGSNLQAVLDAVRDGRLDVEITAVGSDRPGTYGVQRAADAGYPTFVVPFRDFPVRADWNRALTEKVASYKPDLVLSSGFMRIVDEHFIDTFEGRYLNTHPALLPSFPGAHGVRDALAYGVKVTGCTVHLADAGVDTGPILAQAAVEVLDGDTEETLHERIKVQERRLLIETLDRISREGLPAL from the coding sequence ATGCGCATCGTAGTCCTCGTGTCCGGCACCGGATCCAACCTCCAAGCGGTGCTGGACGCCGTCCGTGACGGCAGGCTTGACGTGGAGATTACCGCCGTCGGCTCCGACAGGCCCGGAACCTACGGGGTCCAGCGCGCCGCCGACGCCGGCTACCCGACCTTCGTGGTCCCCTTCCGGGACTTCCCGGTGCGGGCGGACTGGAACCGGGCACTCACGGAGAAGGTTGCCTCCTATAAGCCGGATCTGGTCCTCTCCTCCGGATTCATGCGGATTGTGGACGAGCATTTCATCGACACCTTCGAGGGACGCTACCTCAACACCCACCCGGCGTTGCTGCCGTCCTTCCCCGGGGCGCACGGGGTCCGTGACGCACTTGCCTATGGTGTGAAGGTCACCGGCTGCACGGTTCACCTGGCCGACGCCGGTGTCGACACCGGGCCGATCCTCGCCCAGGCCGCCGTCGAAGTGCTCGACGGCGACACTGAGGAAACGCTGCACGAACGCATCAAGGTGCAGGAACGGCGGCTGCTGATTGAAACGCTGGATCGGATCAGCCGCGAAGGCCTGCCGGCGCTGTAA
- the purH gene encoding bifunctional phosphoribosylaminoimidazolecarboxamide formyltransferase/IMP cyclohydrolase has protein sequence MSNPVLDRVPIRRALISVYNKTGLTELAQGLAAAGVSIVSTGSTAKQIAAAGVEVTEVAEVTGFKECLDGRVKTLHPRVHAGILADRRREDHIAQLEEMEIEPFDLVVVNLYPFVETVRSGAGQDEVVEQIDIGGPSMVRAAAKNHPSVAVVVDPNKYSDVVTAAAEGGFALAERRRLAAEAFAHTAAYDTAVATWTAEQFGDGTEDGTKWPAYTGLSLERAEVLRYGENPHQDAALYVDKGAEPGVAQADQLHGKAMSYNNYVDADAALRAAFDFTEPAVAVVKHANPCGIAVASPGAADPIAEAHAKAHACDPVSAFGGVIAANRTVTAGMARSVKEIFTEVVIAPDFEPEAVEILSAKKNIRLLTLPDGYGRNNTEFRQVSGGVLVQKADRLQAEGDDPANWTLAAGEAADESTLADLAFAWSAVRAAKSNAILLAKDGASVGVGMGQVNRVDSCRLAVERANTLGGPGEERALGSVAASDAFFPFADGLQILADAGVRAVVQPGGSVRDNEVIEAAATAGITMYFTGARHFFH, from the coding sequence GTGAGCAATCCCGTCCTTGACCGTGTTCCCATCCGCCGGGCCCTGATCTCGGTGTACAACAAGACGGGCCTGACGGAACTCGCGCAGGGCCTTGCGGCAGCCGGCGTCAGCATCGTCTCCACCGGTTCCACCGCAAAGCAGATTGCCGCAGCGGGCGTAGAGGTCACTGAGGTCGCGGAAGTCACCGGCTTCAAGGAATGCCTGGACGGACGCGTCAAGACGCTTCACCCGCGGGTCCATGCCGGAATCCTCGCCGACCGCCGCCGCGAGGACCACATTGCCCAGCTGGAGGAAATGGAGATTGAACCCTTCGACCTCGTGGTGGTGAACCTCTACCCGTTCGTGGAGACCGTCCGCTCCGGCGCCGGCCAGGACGAAGTGGTGGAACAGATCGACATCGGCGGCCCCTCCATGGTCCGCGCCGCGGCGAAAAACCACCCCTCGGTGGCTGTGGTGGTGGACCCCAACAAGTACTCCGACGTTGTCACCGCGGCAGCCGAAGGCGGATTCGCCTTGGCGGAACGACGCCGGCTGGCCGCCGAAGCTTTCGCGCACACCGCTGCCTATGACACCGCCGTTGCCACCTGGACGGCAGAGCAGTTCGGCGACGGCACCGAAGACGGCACCAAATGGCCGGCCTACACCGGGCTTTCCCTGGAACGGGCCGAAGTGCTGCGTTACGGGGAAAACCCGCACCAGGACGCCGCGCTTTACGTGGACAAGGGTGCCGAACCCGGCGTCGCCCAGGCCGACCAGCTGCACGGCAAGGCCATGTCCTACAACAACTACGTGGACGCCGACGCCGCCCTGCGCGCAGCCTTCGACTTCACGGAACCGGCCGTCGCCGTCGTCAAGCATGCCAACCCGTGCGGCATTGCCGTGGCCTCGCCCGGCGCCGCGGACCCTATCGCGGAAGCGCACGCCAAGGCCCATGCCTGCGATCCCGTCTCGGCCTTCGGCGGAGTCATTGCCGCCAACCGCACGGTCACGGCCGGCATGGCCCGGTCCGTGAAGGAGATTTTCACGGAGGTGGTGATCGCCCCTGACTTCGAGCCGGAAGCCGTGGAGATCCTCTCGGCGAAAAAGAACATCCGCCTCCTGACGCTGCCGGACGGCTACGGGCGCAACAACACCGAATTCCGGCAGGTATCCGGGGGCGTCCTGGTGCAGAAGGCGGACCGGCTGCAGGCCGAGGGTGATGACCCCGCAAACTGGACGCTTGCAGCTGGCGAGGCCGCTGACGAATCGACGCTGGCCGATCTGGCCTTCGCATGGTCCGCCGTGCGTGCAGCCAAGTCCAATGCCATCCTCCTGGCGAAGGACGGCGCTTCGGTGGGTGTGGGCATGGGGCAGGTCAACCGGGTCGATTCCTGCCGGCTCGCCGTCGAACGTGCCAATACGCTCGGCGGTCCCGGTGAGGAACGGGCCCTCGGCTCGGTAGCCGCGTCGGACGCGTTCTTCCCCTTTGCGGACGGCCTGCAGATCCTGGCCGACGCCGGTGTCCGCGCGGTGGTGCAGCCGGGCGGATCGGTCCGGGACAACGAAGTGATTGAAGCGGCGGCGACGGCCGGCATCACCATGTACTTCACGGGTGCGCGGCACTTCTTCCACTGA